The nucleotide window ATCGTCTGAATGTTTATCCTCTTCGGGTTCCTCCGCTTCGCGAGCGCAGCAGCGACATACCACTCTTAGCGGGATACTTTTGCGACGTGATGAGGCGGCGTTTGGGCTTCGGACCTGTCCGACTCGATCCGGAAGCCGTAGTAGCCCTCAAACACTATCCCTGGCCCGGTAATGTTCGCGAGCTGCAAAATCTCCTTTCGCGAGCCACACTCAAAGCAGCAGCTAACATCCGACGCGGGGAGCCGGTGATCATCCGCTGCTCGCATCTCGGACCTGACTTCAACACTTCATTTCAATCGACCGAGGAGATCATCGCCGCCAAGGCCGAACTAACTCCGATAAGCTTGAACCTCAAGGAAGCAACACGTGAATTTCAGCGAACAGTGATCGAACGTACTCTTGCTCAAAGCGAAGACAACTGGTCGGCCGCGGCACGTGCGCTTGGCATGCATCGAAGCAACCTGCACCACCTAGCCGTGCGCCTGGCAATTAAGTCACAGTCTTAAGGAATAGGGGTGCCGGGGCTGGGACTGCGTCAATTTACCGCATCCAAAACGACTTAGCTTGTGATACACGACCGATCAGTATGACAAAGAGAACTATTTATATCGCACTGATGTTTTTCGTCCTTGGCCCCATGGCCATCACGGCATGCTCGGATGAAGACGACTCGGAAGCTGGAGACTTTATCATCAGCGCAAGTATCGATCCTGATCCTCCTATCGTCGGTCGACACACGATGACTCTTTCCGTCACGGATCTTTCGAGTACGCCAGTGCTCGAAGCAAGTATTGAAGTCGATCCTCAGATGCCTGCACACGGTCATGGTTCCAATGAAACACCACTCGTTACCGAAATAGGTGAAGGGACATACGAGGCTTACCCTGTAACATTCACCATGCCGGGAACATGGGAGGTTACAGTGCATGCTACAGCTGGCGAAAAGCACGGTATGCAGCATTTTAACTACGAAGCCCAGTGAGTTTGTATCGATGGCTAGGCCTCACCGGGATGCTCTTGATGGTAGTAGTTTTTTCGGTGAGCAAAGCAAGCGCCGCAGCGTGTTGCATGTCAGCCACGACCCAGGGCGTAGGCCGTCTTCTCATCTGGGAAGAATTCGCAGTCGGCATCAATACCTCTGTTGCCGTGAGTTTAGGATATTGGGACGCGGAGGGTCAGTGGCGACGCTATGGCAATAGTTACAGCGAGCAGGAGTGGCGTACCGAACTTTGGGGACTATTTGCTTTGCATCGCCGCCTATCGAGCTATTTGCAAATTCCTTTTGTGGTGGGTCACCGCGAAAGTCCGCAGTTAGAAGGATTGGGCGTTGGAGCGGGTGATATTCAAGCCGGCGTTCGCTACGAACTGCTTGAGGTGGGGGAGTACGACGAATTACCCGCGGTGGCCCTCATTGCAGGGGTTTCGGCTCCCGTCGGCACGCCCGTTCAATCGGCCGATGAGTCCCTGGGAGCGGATACCACGGGCCGCGGAGCCTGGGTACTCACGTTGGGCACCAGTCTTGAGAAAACAGTTCTTCCGTGGTTTGCCAGGTTAAACATAGGAGCCTCGCTCCCTCTGCCTTTCAAACGCGATGATCTCGAAGTCTACCAATGGTTTGGTCCTGGAGTACAGTGTGGCGCTATGGGTGGAGTTGAAGTGACACAGGGTGTAGTCGTTAGTCTATTTGCACGCATGTCATGGGAAGCCGACTATCAACTCGACGGACAAACGATTGCCAATTCAGCACGCACTGATGTCAGTGCGGGAACAACGCTGTCCTGGCGCTTAAGTCCACACTGGACACTTCAATCATCGGTGAGTACAGGTTTTTTTGTAGACGGTCTGGGCGATAATCAACCTGGCCGAGTGGTTACTAATCTTGGCATGCGTTATGGGTATTTCTAAACTCACAGGGTTATTATTGTATCTCACGATGAGCGGCTGTGCTTCTGCTGCAGGGATCAGCCATGTTGCACTGTCGCCACCGCCGCCTGAGGTGGTTGCGTTAAGAAATCTTGATGGAGGAGCAGCTAAGCTGGGCGATATTATAAAAAATCATGAAGCCACCGTGTTAATATGGTGGGCCACTCAATGTCCTTGCGTGGCGCGTTATGAGGAGCGCATGACTGCCTTACGCAGATCCTATCCAGAGAATCGCATTGCCATTTTGGCCGTTGCAAGCAACGCTGACGACGATTCTCTTTCCATAAAGAAAACGCTCAAGGAACGCGGTTTTCATCTGCCTCTTATCATCGATTCACACGCAAAGCTTGCAACTTTACTCGGCGTTCGCAGCACACCGACTGTGGTTATACTTGAGCGTTCCGGAAAAGTTCGATTTATAGGCTGGATGGATAATGAACGAAGCCCCGGTGAAACGGACCGCATACCCTACGTCCAGCTCACGCTTGATGCCATGCTTGGAGAGGCCAAGGAAAGCACGCAGAACCGCACTCCTGTCTACGGCTGCATCATCACCCGTTCATTACTCGAAAAAAACACTTGTCATTCTGTGAAAAAGAAATGCACTTATGGACATGAACCAAACCAATAGAAACTTCCTCTATTCGGTGTTGCTCAATCTCGTTGCGATAGCAGCTGTCGGACAGGCAAAAGCTAGCGTGCACAATCGCACAGAATACGTCTTTCAAGTTAGAAAGACGGCAATAGTACGGGCGAAGAAAACTTCTGCTTTTGAAATTCAGATCACACCACGAAAACCCTATCATCTCACCGAAGATTATCCCGTACGGATAGAAATCCGCTGCATGCTTAGACTGCAGCCCTACCCTACAGAACATCCATCCTGGCAAAACTTTACGCACTAGCGAAAACAGGCTTTGGGCATCGTTTGCGGTCACACCTCAAGAACGCGGGCCTAGCAGACTACGGATTGAAGTTCACCTCAGTGTTTGCACCAAACAGGCCTGTATACAAAAAAATCACCAACATACGATGACCGTAAACGCGCAGTAGTGCAAAGATGTTGCTTGGAATTTGGACCATCTACAGCCCCAATCCGAATTAACTGAACTAATAAAACTCGTCCTGCTAAGAACCCCATTGTTCATTTAGCATTGCCGTCGTATTTTAAACCTCTTATTAACCGCGTTTTTATAAAAAAGAATCGACTAATGCAGCTTCCATCATTTTATGCGCTTACTCTTTGGATCCACATCTTGGCGGCTTGTTTGTGGGTGGGAGGACTATGGTTCTTTGTCCTGGCCTTGCTACCGGCCCTTCGTCGGGAAGTCTCGATCACCGAACGCATGCATTTGATCAAAGTGGTAGGTCATCGCTTTCGTGTTGTGGGTTGGATTAGTTTGTTTACGCTTTTGTTGAGTGGCTCCGTAATTCTGTGGTTTCGAGGTATCGAATGGGCTCATTTGTTCTCCTCCTCGTTTTGGCACGGCACCTTTGGCAAGGTGCTAGCGTTGAAGCTGTTCATGTATGTTTTAGTCGTTGCCTTCAGCGGTCTGCACGATTTCGTTCTTGGTCCACAGGCCACTACAGCACTTCGATCGCAACCGGATTCTACCAACGCACAGCGGCTTAGACGTTGGACAGGCCTTGTGGGACGTGCAAATGGGCTGCTGTCCCTCCTCATAATTTTTTTGGCCATCATGTTGGTGCGTGGCTGGTCGTGGTAAACCATGAGTACAATCTTGCCACACGATAGAAACAGTGAAAAAACCATCGCTCAGTCACCAGCTTGGCTCGCTATGGGATTTCGACCCTTTTTTCTGTGCGCTGCCCTTTTCGCATGTGTGACCATCTTGATGTGGCTGCACGCGCTAAGCTCAGGAACTGCTCCGAGTGCAGGCTACATGCCTTTTACACTATGGCATGCACACGAAATGATCTTCGGTTTTACGATGGCCGTTATCGCAGGTTTTTTGCTCACCGCCGCTCGCAACTGGACGCAGTTAAACACCATGCACGGTTATTCTCTTCTTATGCTCGTTTTACTTTGGCTGTTTGGACGAATCGCTATGGCGGGACTGTTTCCTCTGCCCGGAAAATTGATTGCTTTGAGCGTTGTGGGCTTTCAACTGTGGCTAGCCCTTGCGGTGGGACATGTCATCGTGCGAGCTGGAAGTAGACGCAACTTCGGTATTGTTGTCGTGCTGGTACTATTTACAGTCGCCTCGGCATGCGCCCATCTTGATGCACTGGGTTTTATCAACAATGCCGCCACACCAGCCATTCACGGAGCATTGCATCTTATTATTGTACTCAACGTAGTGATCGGCGGTCGAATCGTGCCACTTTTCACTCGTAATCGCACGGGACAACAAAGTATACACAATGTGATTAACGTAGACCATGCCGCGATCATCGCTGCAGTGTTAGTCGCAGCAATAGCGACGCTAGCCACTGTGTTTCAAAACAAAACGCTTGTTTGGACGCTTAGTTCCGTGGCTTGTGTCTCGGGTGTCTTGCAATTGTTACGTATGCGCACTTGGGGAAGCAGAGCAGCGATGCGTATTCCGATGCTTGCCGTGCTTCATGCAGGCTATGCTTGGATCGGCGTGGGACATCTGACGATGGCAGCAGCCTTCTTCATACCAACGCTCAGTCACACCCTCGCACTGCATGCCCTCAGTATTGGTGTTATCGGCACCATGACGCTCGGCATGATGGCACGGGTAACCCAGGGGCACACGGGACGGGCGATTCAAGCCTCACGGCTTTTGGTCGCAGGATTTGTTGCGATAAACGCGGCTGCAGCTGCTCGATTAGCGGCAGCCCTACTTCCGGCTAACCACTTAGCCACAACTTGGATGGTATCGGGCACACTATTTTGTGTTGCTTATGCTGCGTATTTCTTTTCGGCACTCAAGCCACTTACGAGCCGACGCATCGACAATCGAGCCGGATAAGAGCACTAGTTGCTGGCTACTTTTTCGCTATTTCGGTGCTGTTTTACAAAGTCGACTAACTGCATCACATAGTCACGAAACGAGGGACAGTGCATTCCGCTAGCTTCGAGCAAGCTATCGGCGCGACGCGAATCGTATTTAACCTCGGTCAAAGCTTGCTGCAAAAACGAACGCGGCACCGGTGCAAGTCTTTGCATGCCGGGAAACTTCAACAGGGCTCCCAGTAAATCACCGGCAAAACTCTCTGTTGCGATTCGGTGGCCTGTCGCCTCCGAGAGCAAAGCAAACACTTCCGTTGCAGGAAGCGCATTTGGGTCACAAAGATGAAATGCTTTACCAATAGCCATATCCTGTTTGGCAATGAAGCATCCAGCCTTCGCCGCATAATCAACGGGGACCAAATCCAAGGTTGTATCGCCCAACGCTGGGAGCGGTATTCGAAACTCCGCAGGTGCATTGAGCAGCAAACGCACTAAAAGAAGGAAGCCCTGGTTAAGGTCCATTTCCCCTGTCGTTGAATCACAGGTCAGGATGGTCGGTCGCAACACCACGATAGGAAGCTCGTGCATCGCGTTGTGCATCAAGCGCTCAGCGCGAAAATGCATTTCCTCGATCGGGTTCCGAAAACCCGCATCGTCTTCAAGTTCATCTTCGCGAATCACACCGAGTCTTTGACCTGAAACGAGAGCTGTTGACCAATAGACACAACGCATTAATTGCGGAGCAGCTTCGGCAAATTCCAGCATCTCACGGGCAGCCGTTAAGGTACCCAACTTTGCATCCCGTCGGGAGGCACCCAGGTATGAGCAATTCGCGCAATGGTGCAACACTCGTGTTCGCCTCGCGAGACTCAGGTAAGCTGCGCCGGAAAGAGAAAAATCCATAGCGACAGGATCTCCAAGGATAATTTCCACACGATCAGCTCCGGTACCTATCTTGGAAAGATCGGATTTTGCCTGCTCTAAAAATCTTTCCTCGACCAAACACGCTACCCTCTGTTGCTCATCAAGAAGCAACTGCCGCAATACTTTACGTGCGAGCAAGTGCTCCGGATAGCCTGTCACAAAAGTGACGGAATCATCGTTATCATTTTTCATAGGGCAGAGTCCTTGGCGAAACGAGAAACAAGATTGTCATGCACTTTGAGGGTCTGCTCTTTCGTCGACTGTAAATCACCATCGTTGTCGATGATGAAGTCCGCAAAAGAAAGTTTTTTCTCATTTGGCATTTGAGCATCGAGACGTAAGATTATTTCGTTTTCAGAAAGATTATCACGAGATTTAATGCGCTCAATTTGCCTCAACCGGCTTGCGCTTACGATAACCAACGCATCAAATTGATTTTGAAGGTTGTTTTCGATTAAAAGTGCAGCATTGTAAATCACATAAGCAGGATTACTCTTCCTTAACATCGCAATTTTTTCCTGACTACGTTTGGCGATTCGAGGATGGGTAATCGAATTGAGAAGGTTGCGATGCTTCGGCGATGAAAAAACGAAATCCCCGAGTTTTTTTCGATCAAGGCTACCGTCTTTCAACAGAAAAGCATCACCAAAAACTTCAACAATTTCTCCAAGCGTTTGGCTTCCTGGCATTACAATTTCTCTGGCAATTTGATCGGCATCGACACTCGGCACGCCCAGCTCATTGAAAAAACCAGCCACCACGGATTTTCCCGTTGCAATTCCTCCTGTAAGTCCAACAACTCGTTCTGCTGCCATTGCCTCTCGCTTCGAGCTAAGTTACGCATGCATGATCCCAAAGGGCTCAATACCATGACACCGCGTTTTACCATACGTGCAGGGCTTCCTGAAGACTACAACGAATTGCTAAAACTCAGTCAGTTCTTGGATTCTGCAAACCTTCCGAACGATCCGAAACCCATCAAAAAGCTTTTGGATCTATCATTGGACTCTTTTTCTGGAAAGATTAAGGATCCAACGGCTCGCAAATATGTGTTCGCTATCCACGATGAAGAAGAACAAAGCATTGTGGGCACTTCCATGATTATTGCTCAACTTGGCCGCAGAGAAGCGCCCTATGTGTACTTCGATATTCATCGCGAAGAGCGCTACAGCGATACCTTAGACAAACACTTTGTGCACCAAGTATTGACTGTCCGTTATTCGTACAATGGTCCAACAGAAATTGGTGGACTCGTCGTACACCCGGATTACCGAAAGAGTGAGCACAAGGTTGGGATGTTGATTTCCTATGTTCGCTTTCTTTGGATAGCCATGAATCGTGCACTTGTTCAGGATCAGATCTTAGCAGAGCTCATGCCGCCTCTTAAGGAAGACGGCTCGAGTTACCTTTGGGAAGCTGTAGGCCGGCGCTTTACGAACATGACTTACCGTGAGGCCGATAGACTTTCAAAAGGAAACAAAGAATTTATTCGAAGCTTATTTCCTCGGCAAAGCATCTACACCACACTTCTTTCTCAAGAGGCCCAGGACGTCATTGGACAGGTAAGCCCCAACACACGAGGTGTCGAAACATTGTTGCGCAGTATTGGGTTTGAATATGCTAACCGAGTCGATCCTTTTGACGGCGGCCCGGACTTCATCGCCTCAACCAAAGACATTTTGCTCGTTAAAAGAAGCCTTGAGTGGCAAGCATGCTTAGGCAAAAAGAAACATGATACGCATGTACTTCTTGCCCATCAAAGCAGTCAAGCACCGTTTTTTGTTTGTATTCCAGCGTGGTGCAGTTTTGATGAACGACACAACAAATGCTTCGTTGATGATTCGATTCTTGAACGCCTAGCGCTCACCGAAGGAGACCGTCTTTGGGCCTTGCCGCTAAGCCTGTCTTAGCGCCTGGAGCATATTTCATTTCGTTTTTCCCCAGCCTTTTGGCAGTGGTTTGATTCGAAAATCGCTTTGTTCAAACTTCTTACGATAAGGTTTATGGCAACCTTTGCAACTTTGTCTTGCTTCGGAAAATTTCCCTGCGCGAGCAGCCTCTGCTCCCTTTTTAGCAATCGCAGACCAGCCATTGGCTCCCTCGTCCCATTCTTTTGGAAAAGCATACAAATCAGGAAGCTTGGCAATCTCATCGAGAAGCACCGCAAGTCGTTTTAGATCTTCAGCTTCCACAGCGGATTTAACATTTTTATCCATCCAAGCTTCTAACGGACAATCCTTGTTTTTTCCGCAGTCACGTTTTTTATTTGAAAGCGTGGTTTTATCCTGAGCCCTTGCATGCTCTATTCCCATTGGATTGCTAGGACTCATGGGCATTACTAGCCCTAAAGTGATGCCCGCCAAGCCAAGGTATGCCCATCGATGCCATTTCCTCATAAAGTCTCCTGTCGTCAGCATAAAAATACAGTTACACTAACAAATTACGTCATGCTTGTGACGAAAATTGACTGCTAATTATTCAAATTTTTGTATCTAAAGTCAAAAAACTCAGTCATTGCGAAGCAAGAGTATTGGCACGTTTTTTGGATACTAAATAGCCTGGGAAGCGGGTTTGGAAAACTATGGGTAATGGATTGAATGCTTAGTAAGTGTAAAAACAAAGACGGCTTTACGTTGATCGAGCTTATGATTGTCGTCGCCATTCTAGGCGTTCTTGCGGGCTTAGCAATCCCCGCATTTATCGGCTATGTGCGGCAGTCCAAAACATCCGAAGCCACCAGTAACCTCGATATGCTCTACAAGGGAGCGACTTCGTATTACAGCCAGGAGCGTACGGAAAGCGGTATTACGGCAACAACCAATGGCGGGTGCACGGTGGCGAGCGCTGCTTTGCTACCCTCCAATCCTGGCACCGACAAGCAGTTCGTTGATTTTCAAGCAGCCGGTGAAGAGTGGGCTGCGGTGAATTTTTCGGTAAGTGATGCGATCTACTTCGGCTACCGCATTATTTCTGCCGGAGGAGGCTGCGCAAACACAGCCGATAATACAAACATCTACACCTTCCAAGCCCAGGGCGATCTCGACGGCGACGATGTCAACAGTATTTTTGAGCTTGCCGTTGGCAGCGACGCCCGCAACGAGGCTCTATCATGCGCAAGGTTTTTACACTCAAAACCAAGAGGAATAACCTTTGCGCACTTACGACTTGACAGCCACCCAAAGACCATGATGGTCTTCGCCCTCGCTGGCCTAAATGGCCCGTGCCCAGGTAGCTCAGTCGGTAGAGCAGAGGATTGAAAATCCTCGTGTCGGCAGTTCGATTCTGTCCCTGGGCACAAAGATTTTCATCGACTTAGCCGCATCGCTGCGTTGCCCCTTTCTAGCTTTCCAATCATCGTATCGCGGATACAAAATATGCCTCGGTCACGGACCCAGCCACTGACACCGTCATAGCTCCCTCTTCGACTTCGAAAGCGCGCTACTCGCCCGCGTCGATCCAAAGCGCCGCAAGTTCAAGTTCGATGGCATCAAAGGGCTCAGCGCGCACCACCGCGTTGCCCTCATGGCTGCCGATGACAACCCACTGCTGATCACGCAAACCGTAGACCTCGAGAGTGCGCTGCAAAGGATCGAGAAGCCACGCAAAAGCGACGCCCTGCCGCGCATAGATGGGCATCTTTCGTATGCGATCAATGCGAGCCGTCGAAGGTGAAACCACTTCGCAGATCCAGTCCGGCGCAAGCTCAAACCAGGCTTGGTTTGGCACCTGTGGCATGCGCTCTTTGCGCCAGCCCGCCAAATCCGGCACGAGCACATCGTCTGCAAAATGAAGCTCGGGTTCATCGATGATCCACCAGCCACCGGGCCCGCCGCGCCCGCGCTGAAAAGGAGCGCCGATGTCCATGCCCAACACGGAAGTTGCGGTGGCATGCGGCGCAGTAGGCCGCGGACTTGTGATGAGCTCACCTTCCAGGATTTCGCCAATCAGATGCTCCGGTAACGCCACAAGCTCCGCGTAAGTGGCTTTTTTAGGTGGAACAGACGACATTGATTTTAGCATAGTGCAGCTCCTTGCGCTTGGCCAGCAGGCGGTTGTCCTTGAACTGCCCGACCGCCCTTATCGACCGACCGCCCCAAGAGTTGCTAAAGCCCCACGACTTTCCAAAGATGCACTAAACAAAAATGTCGTTGGCACCTTGAGGGAGGTTAGAAAAATAGCGATGAGCATTTTTGCGTCGCTGTATCGCGCAAGGTGTTTGTACGCATGAAAGAGAACTTCACGAGCCTGCTCTGAACTTGCTTAGAACTACGCAAAGCAATCTATCACGTGACCAACGTACAACCTTCGGTCTTTTTAGCGCGGCTAAACTCAAGCAAAGCACTGTATTTTTTTATCCAAACACACTTGGCTTTTATCTTTCGAGATGGTTACAAACAATCAAGTATTTGATTTGTGATTCGGGCCAAAGCAAGCATGAAAGCAACCCCATGGGACATACACTTTTGCCGGCGTCACGAAGTGGATGATTCAAAGCAGTCGCTGTTGCGCCTCCGCCCATGTTCGGCGGCGGGGGAAAATGGGAGGCAATGCATGACGAAATGCAAGGTTTCTATGAAATCCGGGCAGACGGCCCTGGACGTAGGCACTACCGCCTTTTTTGCATTCTGGAACGCGGCCAAGCCAACAACGGTCTTGACCGTCCAGGCATTATCGTCATCGATGGCCGTAGCAAAGCTTTTCGCACAACGATTAAACCAAAAGAGTATTCAGAAATCAGGAAGCTTGGCGAGGAGTTTCGCTTACATCGAAAATATCGCGTTCGATTTGGTGAAGGTTAAGGAATCGTCGTGCTCTGCGGCAGCTTCCATGCCGCATCGATTTCTTTGAAGAACGCGTGGATCCTATTCATGTGTTGCCCGCAACGCTTCGGTAAAGTCTTGAACTTGCAGTTTGGTGATAATGCCCCAACGTTTCGAGATA belongs to Myxococcales bacterium and includes:
- a CDS encoding FixH family protein — translated: MTKRTIYIALMFFVLGPMAITACSDEDDSEAGDFIISASIDPDPPIVGRHTMTLSVTDLSSTPVLEASIEVDPQMPAHGHGSNETPLVTEIGEGTYEAYPVTFTMPGTWEVTVHATAGEKHGMQHFNYEAQ
- a CDS encoding prepilin-type N-terminal cleavage/methylation domain-containing protein, with translation MLSKCKNKDGFTLIELMIVVAILGVLAGLAIPAFIGYVRQSKTSEATSNLDMLYKGATSYYSQERTESGITATTNGGCTVASAALLPSNPGTDKQFVDFQAAGEEWAAVNFSVSDAIYFGYRIISAGGGCANTADNTNIYTFQAQGDLDGDDVNSIFELAVGSDARNEALSCARFLHSKPRGITFAHLRLDSHPKTMMVFALAGLNGPCPGSSVGRAED
- a CDS encoding NnrS family protein, which encodes MSTILPHDRNSEKTIAQSPAWLAMGFRPFFLCAALFACVTILMWLHALSSGTAPSAGYMPFTLWHAHEMIFGFTMAVIAGFLLTAARNWTQLNTMHGYSLLMLVLLWLFGRIAMAGLFPLPGKLIALSVVGFQLWLALAVGHVIVRAGSRRNFGIVVVLVLFTVASACAHLDALGFINNAATPAIHGALHLIIVLNVVIGGRIVPLFTRNRTGQQSIHNVINVDHAAIIAAVLVAAIATLATVFQNKTLVWTLSSVACVSGVLQLLRMRTWGSRAAMRIPMLAVLHAGYAWIGVGHLTMAAAFFIPTLSHTLALHALSIGVIGTMTLGMMARVTQGHTGRAIQASRLLVAGFVAINAAAAARLAAALLPANHLATTWMVSGTLFCVAYAAYFFSALKPLTSRRIDNRAG
- a CDS encoding redoxin domain-containing protein yields the protein MSGCASAAGISHVALSPPPPEVVALRNLDGGAAKLGDIIKNHEATVLIWWATQCPCVARYEERMTALRRSYPENRIAILAVASNADDDSLSIKKTLKERGFHLPLIIDSHAKLATLLGVRSTPTVVILERSGKVRFIGWMDNERSPGETDRIPYVQLTLDAMLGEAKESTQNRTPVYGCIITRSLLEKNTCHSVKKKCTYGHEPNQ
- a CDS encoding CopD family protein, translated to MQLPSFYALTLWIHILAACLWVGGLWFFVLALLPALRREVSITERMHLIKVVGHRFRVVGWISLFTLLLSGSVILWFRGIEWAHLFSSSFWHGTFGKVLALKLFMYVLVVAFSGLHDFVLGPQATTALRSQPDSTNAQRLRRWTGLVGRANGLLSLLIIFLAIMLVRGWSW
- a CDS encoding dephospho-CoA kinase; protein product: MAAERVVGLTGGIATGKSVVAGFFNELGVPSVDADQIAREIVMPGSQTLGEIVEVFGDAFLLKDGSLDRKKLGDFVFSSPKHRNLLNSITHPRIAKRSQEKIAMLRKSNPAYVIYNAALLIENNLQNQFDALVIVSASRLRQIERIKSRDNLSENEIILRLDAQMPNEKKLSFADFIIDNDGDLQSTKEQTLKVHDNLVSRFAKDSAL
- a CDS encoding SDR family oxidoreductase — its product is MKNDNDDSVTFVTGYPEHLLARKVLRQLLLDEQQRVACLVEERFLEQAKSDLSKIGTGADRVEIILGDPVAMDFSLSGAAYLSLARRTRVLHHCANCSYLGASRRDAKLGTLTAAREMLEFAEAAPQLMRCVYWSTALVSGQRLGVIREDELEDDAGFRNPIEEMHFRAERLMHNAMHELPIVVLRPTILTCDSTTGEMDLNQGFLLLVRLLLNAPAEFRIPLPALGDTTLDLVPVDYAAKAGCFIAKQDMAIGKAFHLCDPNALPATEVFALLSEATGHRIATESFAGDLLGALLKFPGMQRLAPVPRSFLQQALTEVKYDSRRADSLLEASGMHCPSFRDYVMQLVDFVKQHRNSEKVASN
- a CDS encoding Uma2 family endonuclease, which produces MSSVPPKKATYAELVALPEHLIGEILEGELITSPRPTAPHATATSVLGMDIGAPFQRGRGGPGGWWIIDEPELHFADDVLVPDLAGWRKERMPQVPNQAWFELAPDWICEVVSPSTARIDRIRKMPIYARQGVAFAWLLDPLQRTLEVYGLRDQQWVVIGSHEGNAVVRAEPFDAIELELAALWIDAGE
- a CDS encoding arginine N-succinyltransferase, with protein sequence MHDPKGLNTMTPRFTIRAGLPEDYNELLKLSQFLDSANLPNDPKPIKKLLDLSLDSFSGKIKDPTARKYVFAIHDEEEQSIVGTSMIIAQLGRREAPYVYFDIHREERYSDTLDKHFVHQVLTVRYSYNGPTEIGGLVVHPDYRKSEHKVGMLISYVRFLWIAMNRALVQDQILAELMPPLKEDGSSYLWEAVGRRFTNMTYREADRLSKGNKEFIRSLFPRQSIYTTLLSQEAQDVIGQVSPNTRGVETLLRSIGFEYANRVDPFDGGPDFIASTKDILLVKRSLEWQACLGKKKHDTHVLLAHQSSQAPFFVCIPAWCSFDERHNKCFVDDSILERLALTEGDRLWALPLSLS